In Streptomyces sp. NBC_00341, the DNA window GACCGGTGTGGTGCTGGCCACCAACACCGGCAGCATCGCGGGCTACTCCGACCTGCTGTACGACACGCTCACCCTGGAGAAGCCCTACCTGATCAACCCGGGCAAGTTCGCGGGCAGCGTCATGAACTGCAGCGCCGGGCAGATGGCCATCCGGCACGGGCTCAAGGGCCTGAACGCCACCGTGGCCGGCGGCCGCAGCGCCAGCCTCTACGCCTTCCGGCACGCCCGGCTGGCCATGGCGGCGGGGCGCGCCGAGAAACTGCTCGTCGGCGGTGCGGAGGAGCTCAGCGCCCCGGTGGCCTGGGCCTGGCACCACGCCGGAACGCTGCGGGAGGCCGCACCGGTCGGCGAGGGCAGCGCCGTGTTCGTCGTCCGGGCCGAGGAGACCCCCGGCGAACCGGTCCTCGCGGAGCTGCTGGCCTGCGAGGTCGGCTTCCACGGGTGGACCGGGGCCGCCCGCCGGGCCGGCCTCCACCGCGGCCTGACGAACGGGCTGGCCGACGCCATCACCCGGGCCCTGGAGCGCAGCCAGGTGGCGGCGGAGGACGTGGCCGCCGTCTCCCTGGGCGCGGGTGACCACATCGGGCTGGACCGGCTGGAGGAGCGCGCGGTGCGGCTCGCCCTGGGCCGGCTGCCGGAGCCGGTGCGGGTGACCGAGGTGCTGGGCGAGACGTACAGCGCGGGCGGCGCCCTGCAGCTCGCGGCGCTGCTCGCCCGCTGGAAGAGCGCGCCGGGCGGCAAGGGTCCCCGCGTCGGCCTGATCACCTCGGTCGGCCACGACGGCAACGCCGGTGCGCTGGTCGTACGCGAGCGGGTCTGAGTCCCGCCTACAAGAACAGGACGGTTGAGCCCCATGGTGAAGCGGGATGAGTGGGACGCGATAGTCGTCGGCAGCGGCATGGGCGGCCTGGTGTGCGCGTCGTACCTGGCCGTGAGCGGGCGCCGCGTCCTCGTACTGGAGCAGCACGACGTGGCGGGGGGAAACAGTCATGTCTTCCGCCGCCGCCGGGCCTACGAGTTCGACGTGGGCGTCCACTACCTGGGCGACTGCGGGCCGGACGGAGTGCTGCCGGCGATCTTCTCCGGGCTGGGGCTCGACGGCCGGGTCTCCTACCGGGAGATGGACCGGGACTGCTTCGACCGGATCGAGATCCCGGGTCTCACGGTGGACGTGCCGGTCGGCTGGGAGGCCTATACGAAGCGGCTGACGGCGGCGCTGCCGGACCAGGGCGCGGGCATCGTGCGGTTCACCGGGATCTGCCGCTCTGTGGCCGCCGAGACCCGTTCGATGATGTTGTCGGACGGCGGGTCCTCGCTGGCGGACCTGCTGGCGCGCACGCCGGTCACCGCCGAGTGGGGACGCCGTACGCTCACCGAGCTGTTCGACCACTGCGGTCTTTCGCCCCGGGCGCGTACCGTGCTGGCCGCCCAGTCGCCCAACTACGGGATGGGGCCGCGCCAGGCCACCGTCTCCACCCACGCGGCCGTCACCGACCACTACCTGCGCGGCGCCTACTACCCCGAGGGCGGCGGCCAGGTGCTCGCCGCCGCTCTGGTCGAGGGTCTTGAGGCGCACGGCGGGGAGCTGCGGACCAGGAGCCGGGTGGAGCGCATCCTCGTCGAGGACGGCAGGGTCACCGGGGTGGGGATGAAGGACGGCGACGTCCTCCGCGCCCCGCTGGTGGTGTCGAACGCGGACTACTCGCGGACGGTGCTGGACCTGGTGGGCGAGGAGCACTTCGGCCGCCGGGTGGTCTCCCGTACCCGGCAGGCGAAGATGGCGCTGCCGCTGGCGACCCTCTACGTCGCGCTCGACAAGGAGCTGCCGGCCCGTCCGAACGCCAATCTGTGGTGGTACCGGGACGCCGACATCGAGGGCTACTACGAGCAGTTGGAGAAGGAGAGCATCAGTCCGGTGCCGTTCCTGTTCGCGTCGTTCGCCTCGCTGAAGGACCCGGACACGCCGGCCGTCTGCCCGCCGGGTCACAGCAACTTCCAGGTGATGACGCTGTGTCCGCCCGGCTACGAGTACTGGGGGGTGAACGAGGGGCCCGCGGCCGGTGAGCGCTACCGGCGCAACGGGGGTTACCAGGAGCGCAAGGCCGAGCTGACCGCGTCGATGCTGAGTACGGCGGAGGAGGTGCTCGGCCCGTTCCGCGACCACATCGTGCACCTGGAGACGGCGACCCCGATCACCCACGAGCGCTACACGCTGGCCACCGGCGGGACGCCGTACGGGCTGGCCCAGTGGGGCGGTACGGGCAGCCGCCCCGACACCCGCACCACCATCGAGGGGCTGCACGTGGTGGGCACCAACACCCGGCACGGCACCGGGATCACCGGCTCCGCGGTCGGCGGCATGGTGCTGGCCGGGCAGATCCTGGGCCGCGCCCTGATGGCCGAGGTCCACGGGGGCGCGCTCCTGGGCGACCCCGACCTGCTCCCGGAGCGCGGGGACGGCTGGGACCCGCTGGCCGTCTCGCGCGGCTCGGGCCGCCGCAACGCCCGCGGCCTGGCCCGGATCGGCTGAATGCCGGCGGCAGGCACCAGGAAGGCCCCGTAGCCAGTGAGTGGTTACGGGGCCTTCCGCGTGGGCGGGTGGCGCGCTACTTGGCCCGCCCCAGACCGAGCTGGCCCGCCCAGCCGCCGTCCACGCGCAGCAGTTCGCCGGTGATGTACGAGGAGTCCTCACCGGCCAGGAAGGACACGGCGCCGGCCACCTGCTCGGGCGTCGCGAACTCGCGCAGCGGCAGCTGGCGCTTGATGGCCCGGCCGCCGTCCTTCTCCAGCAGTCCGCCGATCAGGTCCGTCTCGGTGAACCCGGCGAGGACCGCGTTGACGCGGACCTCGAAGCGGGCCAGTTCGACGGCGGCGACCCGGGTGAAGGAGTTGACGGCCCCTTTGGAGGCGGAGTAGTTGGACTGGCCGACCCAGCCGCCCTCGCCCATGACGGAGGAGATGTTGATGATGTTGCCGTCGCGCTGGGACATGAAGTGCCCGGCGGCCGCCCGGGTGCAGTGGTAGACGCCGCCGATGTTGACCCGGAGCACCTCCCACCAGTCCTCTGGCGACTGGTCGAAGATGAGCCCGTCGCGGGCCACTCCGGCGTTGTTCACGAGGATGTGCAGCCCGCCGAGGCCGGCCAGCGTCTCGTCCACCAGCCGCTGGGCGGCCTCGGGGTCCGCCACGTCGGCCTGGAGGGCGATGGCCCGCCCGCCGAGTGCGGTGATCTCCTCGACCGTGCGTTCGGCCTCGTCCTTTCGGGAGCGGTAGTTCACGGCGACCGCGGCCCCGTCGGCGGCGAGACGGAGCGCGATGGCCCGCCCGATGCCGCGGGAACCACCGGTGACCAGAGCTGCCCGGCCTTCGAGGGTCATCGACTGTCTCCTTCTCCAGATGAATTGAGCGGACGCGGTAATTCCGTGAGCGGAATATGACGTTCAGTGAATTCCGTGCAGGGAAAGCGAATACCGAATATCCGAACAAGCGTATCCAGCGGACCCGTAGGCACGACCGTCCTTCCGATGCCACCTCGGCGTCCCGCCGTGTTCCTTTCGGCGCACCGGCGTGTCCGGACGAACCAATACCAAGTGGTCCGGCGCGGGTCACGGGAATTGGCCTGGCTGCATCTGCAGAACCGCTGCGAGTCTCTTTTTACTACGACAGCGAAGGGCGGTAATCAGATGAGGAAGAAAGGCAATTCACCTTCCGTCATCGTCGGATACGGGCATGCGGGCCGCGATCTCCACCATCGGGCGCTGCGGGACATCACCGGCGGCCGGTCCCTGGTGATCGCCGTCGACCCGCGTCCCGCCGAGGTGATCGGAGGGGAGTGGGTGCCGGACATCCGCGGCGCGGTGGCGGAGCTGTGGGCGGCGGGGTACCGGGTGGCCGACGCCGTCTTCCACGTGGCCGTGCCGCCGAACGCGCACCGGGACTGCATGGAGCAGCTCCTGCGCGCCGGGGCCCAGCGCTTCATCCTGGAGAAGCCGATCGCCAACACCATCGAGGACGCGGCCTACTTGGTGGACCTGGCGGAGGCGACCGGCTCCGTGGTGCTGCCGATGAGCGTCTGGCCGTCCAGCCGGGTCACCGAGGCCGCGGAGGAGCTGGTGGCCTCCGGGGCGATCGGTGAGCCGGTCTCGTACCACATGGAGCAGAGCAAGCCGCGCTTCCGCCGTTCGCTGCAGACCCAGGGCCACGGCAGCGCCTTCGAGGTGGAGCTGCCGCACCAGTTGCTGCTCGCCCTGCACCTCGCGGGGTCCGTCGCGGAGGTCACCCGGTCGCGCGGCTGGGACCTGCCGCTGCCGTTCGGCCGGCTCGACCGGATGGGCGGCGCCGAGGTCGAACTGCTGCACACCTCCGGCGTCCGGACCACGCTGTACACCGATCTCGCCTCGCCCGTGCGCCGCCGCCGGCTGCACATCCACGGCTCCGAGGGCACCCTCGTGGCCGACTACCCCGTCTCGGGGGACGACGACTTCGGCCAGGTCCGCATCGCCGGACGCCCGGTCCGCACGGTCGTCCAGGACGCCCCGCTGACCCGGTTCATCGAGCAGGCCTACGAGCACTTCCACGGCGAGCGCCCGGCCCCGCGCAGCGGTCTCGCCCTGCACCTGGAGTCCATGGAACTCCTGGACACCGCCCGCACCGCGGCTTTCGCGGCCTCCGCCACCGTCCCGCAGGAAGCAGCATGAGCACCGTCGTGATCATCGAGCCCCGCTCCTCGGGGCGGGAGCTGGTGACCCGGGCGCACGAGCTCGGGCACACCGTCATCGTCCTGAGCTCCGCCACCGGGCCCGGCCAGGACCCGGGGAAGGCCGACCGGGTGATCACCACGGACACCTTCGACCAGGCCGCCGTGCTCGACCTGATCCGCGCCCTGCACGCGGAGACCCCGATCGACGCGGTCCTGCCCGGCTTCGAGCACTTCGTCTCGCTCGCCGCCCACGCCGCCGCCGCGCTCGGCCTGCCCGGCATCCCCCCGGACGGCGTGGCGCCGTTGCGCCACAAGCACCGGATGCGCCGGGCCGTGGACGCGGCGGGCCTCGACCAGCCCCGCTACCGGACCGTCTCCGGCTCGCGGTCCGCCGCCGCCGCGTACGCGGAGCTCGGCCCGGTCTGCGTGGTCAAGCCGGTCGACCAGTCGGGGAGCCTCGACGTGCGCCGGGTGGGCTCCGAGCGGGAGGCCGTCGGCGCGTTCCGCCGGGCGCTGCGCTCCGGCCGGGGCGCCGGGCTGGTGCTGGTCGAGGAGTACGTCCAGGGGCCGGAGTACAGCGTCGAGGGGTACGTCGAGGACGGCCGGGTGCACGTGCTCGCCATCACGGAGAAGATCCTCGGGCAGGAACCGCACTTCGTCGAGGTCGGGCACATCGTGCCGGCCCAGCTGGAGGCGCGGACGGCCGCCCGGATCAGGTCCTACGTCGTGCGGGTCCTGGAGGCCGTCGCCCTGGGCATCGGACCGTTCCACGCCGAGCTGCGGATGTCCGCGCGCGGACCGCTGCTGATGGAGGTCGCGGCCCGGCTGCCCGGCGACCGCATCCCGGAGCTGCTGCGCCTGGCCTGCGGCCACGACCTGTACGAGATCATGCTGCGCTGCTACCTGGGTCTGCCCAACCCCGCACCGGCCACGGCCCGTTCCGGCACCCGGGCCGGCATCCGCTACTTCCTGCGGCCGGGCCTCGACACCTACCGCGAGTTCCGCGTCGACCCGGTGATCGAGTCCGATCCCCGGGTGCGGGAGATAACCGTCCTGCTGCCGCCGGGCAGTGCGCTCTCCGAGCCCGGCAGCTCGTCGGGCCGGCTCGGCTACGTGCTCGCCGCGGGCGCCTCGTACCGGGAGACCGCGGGGGTACTGCGGCGTGCCGAGCGCGCCGTGACCTTCAGCTGAACGACCCGCACGCCTGTACCGACCATCCGGAGAACCGATGAACCGCCACGTCCTGATCCTCAACCGCTGGGCCAACTCCTTCGCGGAGTACCACCGTTACCTCGACCACACCACCGACCGCATCGCCTACCTCACCACCGCCGCAGGCCGGCAGCCGCTCGACGAGGAACTGGCCGAGTCCGTCCGGGTGGTCTCCGATCTCACCGACACCGCGGAGGTCCTGGCGCAGACCGCCCGGCTCATCGGCCTGTACGGACCGTTCACCCACGTCCTGGCGCTCTCCGAGTTCGACCTGGAGGCCGCGGGCGAGATCCGCCGGCACTTCGGTATCCCGGGGCGCGGCCCCTCGGAGGTCGCCGCCGTGCGGGACAAGGTCGTGATGAAGGGCCTGGTCGCGGCGGCCGGGCTGCGGGTGCCCGCGTTCGGGGCGACGCCGAGCGCCGGTTCGGTACGGGAGTTCGCCGCCCGGCACGGCTACCCGTTCGTCCTCAAGCCGCGCGCGGGCGCCGACAGCCAGGGCGTGCACGTGGTGCGCTCGCAGGACCGGCTGGACGCCCTGCTGGACGGCGCGGAGCTGTCCGACGCCCAGTGCGAGGAGTTCATCGACGGGGTGCTCTACCAGATCGACGGGGTGGTGAGGGGCGGCGAACTGCTCACCTCGCGCGCCTGGCGCTGCGGCGCCAGCTGCCTGGACTTCGCCACCGGTACGGCCTTCAGCTCGGTCGCCAACGACGACCCGGAGTTCGAACAGCGGGTGACCGCCTTCGCGGAGCGGGTCTGCGCCGCCCTCGCGCTCACCGACGACGTCTTCCACCTGGAGGTGTTCCGCACCGCGGCTGACGACCTGGTGTTCCTGGAGATCGGGGCGCGGGCCGGCGGCGGTCAGGTCCGCTTCGTCTGGGAGGAGGTGTACGGGGTCGACCTGGTCGCCGCCTCCGCGCTGGTACAGCTCGGCGAGGAGCTTCTCATCGAGCCGATGGACCTGGCCGGACCGGTCGCCGGGTACCTGATGATGCCCGAACCGCCCGTCCGCCCGGCCGTGGTGGAAGCGGTGACCTCGCTGGTGGGCCGGGTGCCCGAGCTGTACGCCGAGACGCTGCCGCCCCCCGGCACCGTGCTCAGCGGCAACGGCGGCGCCGTCCACACCGCCGGCACGTTCCGCTACCGGGCAGGCACCTCAGAGGAGGTCGAAGCGGCGATCCGGCAGACGCTGGCCTCCTACCGGCTCGACTGGCACCCGCTCGACGCGCACTCCATCGACACCAGGGGTCCGGCAGTCCGGGAGGCGGCCCATGTCGTCCTCTGAGCTCCTGGACCGGTCCGGGCAACAGGCCCCGGAGCCGCCGCGCGGACTCTGGCACCACCGGGACTTCCGCAGGCTGTGGGCCGGCCAGACGGTCTCGCTGCTCGGCTCCCGGGTCACCGAACTGGCCCTGCCGGTCACCGCGATCATGCTGCTCGACGCGGGCCCGGCCCAGCTGGGGCTGCTGAACAGCGCCCAGTACCTGCCGGTGCTCTGCGTCACCCTGTTCGCCGGAGTGCTGGCCGACCGGGTGCGCCGCCGCCCGCTGCTGATCGCCGCCAACCTCGGACGGGCCTCGATCCTCACCGCGGTGCCGCTGCTCGCCTGGCTGGGCGGACTCGGCGTCTGGGCCCTGTGCGCCGTGGCGTTCGCCACCGGGGTGCTCACCGCCCTGTTCGACGTGGCGTACCAGGCGTACGTCCCCTCGCTGGTGGCCAAGGAGCAGCTGGTCGAGGGCAACAGCAAGCTCCAGGCCAGCCGTTCGGTCGCGGAGACCGCCGGGCAGGGGCTCGGCGGCACGCTGATCCAGGTGCTCACCGCGCCCGTGGCCATCCTGGTCGACTGCGCGGGCTACCTCTTCTCGGCCGTCATGCTGCTGCGCATCCGTACCCCGGAGACCCCGCCGGTCCGCCCGGACGGCGCCCGTTCCTCCATCCGCAAGGAGATCGCCGCCGGGCTGCGCATGACGCTGCACAGCAGGCTGCTGCGGGTGATCATGCTGCACGCGTCCTGGTACAACCTGCTCTGGGACATCGTCCTGGTCGTCTTCCCGCTCTACGGCATCCGCGAGCTGCACCTCGGCCCGGCCGGTCTCGGCGTGATCATCGCGGTCGGCAGCCTCGGCGCGTTCGGCGGCGCACTGTCCGCGGGCCCGCTCGGGGCGCGGCTCGGGGTGGGCCGCACGATGGTCCTCGGCATGGTGGTGGCCTCCGCCGCGACGCTGCTGCTGCCGCTGGCCCCCGGCTCCGGCAGCGGCACCGGCCATCTGCTGCTCGGGGCCGGCTACGTCCTCAACGGCTTCGGCATCGCGGTCTTCAACATCCACTCGATCACGCTGCGCCAGGCGACCGTGCCCGCCGAACTCATCGGCCGGGTCAGCGCCACCTTCCGGTTCCTGACCTGGGCGGTGATCCCGCTGGGCGGGCTGCTCGGCGGACTGCTCGCGGCGGCGGTCGGCCCGCGTGCCGCGCTGGCCGTGACGGCGGGCGGACTGACCGCGGGCGCCCTGGTGTTCCTGTGCTCGCGCACCGCCGTACGGTCATGAGCCGCCTCCGTACGGTCATGAGCCGCCGTACGGTGATCAACCGTTTCCCGTTCCGCTTCCAGGAGGCAGATGTGTACGTCAAGGTATGCGGCCTGAGCCGCCCGCAGGACGTGGCGGCCGCCGTCGGGGCCGGGGCCGACGCGATCGGCTTCGTCCTCACGCCGAGCCCCCGCCAGGTCACCCCGGCCGCCGTCCGCGCGCTGGTCGCAGAGGTGCCGCAGGGCACCGCCACGGTCGCCGTGTTCCGGGGCGAGCCGCTCGAAGAGGTGCGCAGGGCCGCCGCGGAGTCGGGCGTCGACACCGTGCAGCTGCACGGCTCGGAGCCGCCCGAGGCGTTCGCCGCGCTGCGCGCCGACGGGTTCCGGCTGATCCGGGCCGCGTCGCCGGGGAGCGGGGCGCCGCTGGAGAGCGGTGCGTACGGCGAGGACCTGCTGATCATCGACTCGCCCAGCCCCGGTTCCGGCGAGCGCTGGGACCCGGCCGCGCTCGGCGGCTCCCCCGCCGGTCCGTGGCTGCTGGCCGGCGGGCTGAACCCGGACAACGTCGCCGGGGCGGTGGCGGGGCTGCGGCCCTGGGGGGTGGACGTCTCCAGCGGGGTCGAGAGCTCCCGCGGGGTCAAGGACCCGGCCCTGATCGAGCGGTTCGTGACGGAGGCCGCGGCGCTCGCGTAAGCACCCCGCCACACCCCGCCACCGCACTGCCTCCAAGTGCGAACAGACTGCCTCCTAAGGCGGATTGAGGGCGGGCCGACCCGGCCCGCACTATCGGATGGCCGCTTCCCGGACCCGTATGGGAGCACCCGGGCACCCACCTGGTGCACGGCACTTCGTCCACCTCAACCGCCGATCCACCTGGGGGATCCATGTGGCTGCCCGCTTCCGGGAAGCACCACGACTTCGTCGAGCGCTATCTCGCCCTGCACGACCGGTACACCTCGGGTGAACTCGGTGAGGACGAGTGGCGTGCGTGGGCGCAGCGGCAGTTGCGCGAGGTCGTCGCGCTCGCCCGGAGCGGCTCGCCCTTCTACGCCCGGCACCTGGCCGACGTGCGTCCCGAGGCGCTCACGCTGGACGGGCTGAGCGCGCTGCCCTTCACCACGAAGGACGATCTGCGCACGGCCATGTTCGACATCCTCAGCCGGGATCTCGACGAGGCGTGCTTCTACTACGAGACCACCGGCACCACCGGACCGGCCACCCCCTGCCCGCGTGACCCGCGCGAGGTGATCGCCTCCAACGCCCATGTGACGGAGGGCTGGCGCAACATCTTCGCGGACGTCTTCGGTGACCGGGCCCCGCGCGTCGGCGTGATGGGACCGACCGAGGTGCACTCGCTCGGTGACACCCTGGGGGACGTGGCCCGCAACGTGGGCTCCGCCGTCGCCAAGATCTGGCCGTACTCCCCCGTCATCGGCTTCCCCAAGGCGCTCCAGCTGATCCGGGACCTGGCCCTGGAGGTGGTGTTCTGCACCCCGAACGTGGCGCTCTCGCTGGCCAAGGCCGCCCGCGCCCAAGGGCTGGACCCGCGCCGGGACTTCGGCGTGAAGGTCTTCCTGGTCACCGGGGAGATGTGCACGCCCGACCTGGCCCGGCAGATCGACCAGGCCTGGGGCGCCCGCACCTACAACGCGCTCTACGGCTCCCAGGAGACCCTGGTCGTCGCCTCGGCCTGCGCCCACGGCCGGCTGCACCTGGCCAGGCCCAACTACATCGCGGAGCTGGTCGATCCGGACACCGGAGCCGCGCTCGGTGACCGGGGCACCGGTGAACTCGTCGTCACCATGCTGATCGACGGCATCAAGCCGCTGATCCGCTACCGCACCGGCGACCTCGTCGAACTCGCCGCCAACGACTGCGGCTGCGGCATCCGGGGCCCGGTGATGCGGGTCGTCGGCCGCACCCGCGACCGGATCGTGCTCGGCGGCCGGAGCTTCCAGGCCTGGCAGGTGGAGCGGGCCGTGCTCCAGCGGATCGACCACAGTTACGGCTACCAGGTCGTCATCGACCGGGACGCGGAAGGCGACGACCTGATCACCGTCAGGCTCGACCTGCCGGACGGGCCGGAACCCGGGCTGGCGGCCGCGCACGCGGCGCGGGTCGCGGACTCCCTCGGGGTGCGCTGCCGGGTGGAGCTGCCCGAGGAGCTGGACCCGGTCACCACGACCGGCGCCTTCGTCAGCTGGAAGGCCGCACGCATCCACGACCGGCGGACCGCCGTCGATCACGAGACGGCCGCCGCACGCCGGCTGGCCGGGGCACGGGGGCACCGCGCATGACAGAACCGATGCTGCATCCTCACGGCTACACCCTCGACACCGGGGACCGGTCCGATCCGACGCCGTTCCCCATCCTGTGGGAGCCCGCCCGAATACCCCATTCGCCGCTGCTGCGGTCCGGCACCCTGCGGATCGGCACCCTCGGCCCGGACGGCACCACCTCGATGGTCGCCCTCGGCCGCCTCGGCTACCGGCTCGCCCACCTCGGCGGACCCGAGGTGGAGGCCGTGCCGTACGACTCATTCGAGGAGCTCCTCGCGGCCGTCGGCAGCCGGGGCGGCCCCGCCTACGCCCTGGTGCCGGGGGCCGCCGAGTGCGCGACCCGGTTCTTCTGGTCGCCCCGGCTGCGGCTGGACGCCACGTTCTCCACCCCGACCCCCGAGTACGGCATCGCCTCCTACGGGACCGGGCTGCGCGAGGGTGTCCTGCGACTGGCGACGCTGCACGAGACCCGGCGCCTGGTGGAGCTGCTGGACGGGGCGGAGGGCGGGCGGGGCGGCTACGAGATCGCCTGGGTGCCCGCCGAGTCCACCATCCACGCCGCCCAGCTGGTCGCCGAGGGACGCGCGGACGCCGCCGTCACCAACGAGCCCGGCCGGGCCGCGCACCGGCTGCGGTTCCAGGTCTCGCGGCCGGGCGTCCCGATGGTCTGGATGGTGTTCGGGCCCGCGGTACTCGCCCGGCCCGAGTCCGCCCTCCGACACACCCTGGGGAGTTGATCGTGACCACTGACCGCCGACTGCTGCTGCACGACGTCACCGTCCAGGAGGGCCTGGGCCGCGCCTCGCTGCCCGCCCGCTCGGTGCTGCTGAACGGCGAGCGCATCGAGGCCGTGCTGCCGGCCGCCGAGGCGCCCGCGGAGGGCGACTTCGTCCGCTGGGACCTGGCCGGCGCCACCGTGCTGCCCGGCATGACGCTGGGCCACACCCACATCGCGTACGTCAATGTCACCAACGGCCGCGAGACCCTGTTCAAGTACCGGGTGCCGGAGGTCGCGATGCACGCCGCCCGGCACGCGGCGGACCTGCTGACCTGTGGATACACCGCGTTCGTCGGGGCCGGTTCGGTCGCCGGGATCGACATGGCGCTGAAGAACGCCATCGCGGCCGGCGCCATCCGCGGCCCGCGCATCACCCCGTGCAGCCGCGACCTGATGGTGTCCGGCCCGCCGGGACGGCGCTCGCCCGAGCTCAAGGAGCGGATGCCCCGGGAGCTGATGCCGGTGGTGGACGTCCTCGGGGACCTGGTGAAGTACACCGAGGAGGAGATCGACGAGGGCGCCGAGATCATCAAGGTGTTCTCGTCGGGCGACGACACCTTCCCCAACGCCCGATCCGAGGAACTGCTCTTCACCCGTGAGGAGTTGACCACGGTGGTGGAGACCGCGCACCGGCGCGGCGCCCGAGTGCGGGCGCACTCCCGCGGGCTGGCCGGCATCCGCAACGCGCTGGCCGCCGGGGTCGACGTCATCGACCACGCCACCTACGCGGACGACCGGGCGCTCGACGAGATAGCCGAGCGGGGCGTGTTCGTGGTGCCGAGCCTGTTCCAGCCCGACCGGCTGCTCGCCCTGGGCGAACGGTTCGGCAAGGCGCCGGACTACCTGGAGTCCCTGGACTTCAAGGACGAGATCGAGAACACCCTGCGCTTCCTGCCCAGGGCGGAGGCCCTCGGCCTGAAGATCGTGCCGGGTGACGACTTCGGTTTCGCCTGGACCCCGCACGGCACGTACGCGGACGAGCTGGTGATGTACGTCGAGCGGGCCGGGATCGCGCCCGAGACGGTCATCAAGTGGGCCTGCGGGAACGGCGCCGAGCTGGCCGGGCGCGGCGCGGACGCCGGAGTGGTGGCGCCGGGCCGCCTCGCGGACCTGGTGGTCCGGGACCGCGACCCGGCGGCCGACCTGACGGTGCTCCAGGACAAGGAGTCGCTGCGGTCCGTGCTGATCGGCGGGGACCACGTGGCGGGTCCGGTGGCGCCTCCCGCGTCCTGATTCTCCGTAGGGGCCGGGCTGTTCACCGCAAGGGGTGTCTCACCCCGTGGGGCTGAGCAGCCCGGCCCTCTCGTTGCGGGGCAGGGACAGCAGCCGGGCGGTGTCGCCCCGGCCGGCGTGCGGGAGGAGCAGGATGCGCAGCAGGTCGATCATGCGGTCCATCAGCCCGCGCGCCGCTGCCAGGCCCTCCTCGTCCTCGCCCGGTGCGAACTGGTCCTGGACGAAGGCGGGGAAGCCGCTGCCCGGCAGGATCATCCGGTTGAGCAGGACGTTGTCGATGAGCTGCCCGTAGACCCGGTCGTGGCTGTAGCGGCGGCCGGTGACCACGACCCCGGCCACCTTGTTGGCGAGCGGGCGGTCGAAGCGCAGGTGTCCGACCCCGGCGCGCTCGATGAAGTTCTGCATCACCCCGGCCAGTCCGAACCCGTGGACGGGCGCCGCGTACAGCACTCCGTCGGCCCGGATCATCCGGTCCACCAGGGCCGGGACGTCGTCGTCCTGGGCGCAGGGCAGCGGCCGTATGTTGCAGTCGCCGCAGGGCCCGCAGGGGGTGATGTCGTACTCGGCGAGCGGGATCACATCGAGGTGCACGCCGTGCTCCGCGGCCTGTGCGGCCAGCATGCGCAGCACCCGCCCGGTGAGCCCGTCGGGCCGCTCGGAGCCGTTCAGGGCGGCTATCGACGCCCAGGGACCGTGGTCTGCCATGGCCGTATCCCTTCCAGGAAGTTGGTGAGGAACGCGTGTCCGGTCTGTGTGGTGATGCTCTCGGGGTGGAACTGAACGCCCTGGACCGGCAGTTCGCGGTGGCGCAGTCCCATCACGCAGCCGTCCTCCCGGGCCCGCGCGGTCACGGTGAGCGCGGCGGGCGGCGGGTCCGCGACGGCCAGTGAGTGGTAGCGGGTGACCTCGGTGCCGTCCGCGAGTCCGGCGAAGACCCCGGTGCCGTCGTGGTCGAGGCGGCTGGTCTTGCCGTGCACGGTGCGTGCGGCCCGCTCGATCCGGCCGCCGAAGGCGAGCCCGACGGCCTGGTGGCCCAGGCAGATCCCGAGCAGCGGGACCTTGCCGGCGAAGTGGCGCACCAGCTCCGGGTGGCCGGAGTCGACGGGGTGTCCGGGGCCTGGGCCCAGGACCACCGCGTCCGGGCGGCGGGCGGCGAGCTCGGCCGGGGTGTGCGCGTGGGCGGTGACGAGGTCGGTGCGGACGCCGT includes these proteins:
- a CDS encoding beta-ketoacyl synthase N-terminal-like domain-containing protein, with product MTTAAPVQPLPVVGAGVVSSAGYGLASLAGALDRGSVPQEAGEPDAAGRDAAYPPRPVRSVPGFRAADHLGRKGTKILDRLAGLSLVACKQALEEAGPTSAGTEPARTGVVLATNTGSIAGYSDLLYDTLTLEKPYLINPGKFAGSVMNCSAGQMAIRHGLKGLNATVAGGRSASLYAFRHARLAMAAGRAEKLLVGGAEELSAPVAWAWHHAGTLREAAPVGEGSAVFVVRAEETPGEPVLAELLACEVGFHGWTGAARRAGLHRGLTNGLADAITRALERSQVAAEDVAAVSLGAGDHIGLDRLEERAVRLALGRLPEPVRVTEVLGETYSAGGALQLAALLARWKSAPGGKGPRVGLITSVGHDGNAGALVVRERV
- a CDS encoding phytoene desaturase family protein; protein product: MVKRDEWDAIVVGSGMGGLVCASYLAVSGRRVLVLEQHDVAGGNSHVFRRRRAYEFDVGVHYLGDCGPDGVLPAIFSGLGLDGRVSYREMDRDCFDRIEIPGLTVDVPVGWEAYTKRLTAALPDQGAGIVRFTGICRSVAAETRSMMLSDGGSSLADLLARTPVTAEWGRRTLTELFDHCGLSPRARTVLAAQSPNYGMGPRQATVSTHAAVTDHYLRGAYYPEGGGQVLAAALVEGLEAHGGELRTRSRVERILVEDGRVTGVGMKDGDVLRAPLVVSNADYSRTVLDLVGEEHFGRRVVSRTRQAKMALPLATLYVALDKELPARPNANLWWYRDADIEGYYEQLEKESISPVPFLFASFASLKDPDTPAVCPPGHSNFQVMTLCPPGYEYWGVNEGPAAGERYRRNGGYQERKAELTASMLSTAEEVLGPFRDHIVHLETATPITHERYTLATGGTPYGLAQWGGTGSRPDTRTTIEGLHVVGTNTRHGTGITGSAVGGMVLAGQILGRALMAEVHGGALLGDPDLLPERGDGWDPLAVSRGSGRRNARGLARIG
- a CDS encoding 3-oxoacyl-ACP reductase family protein, coding for MTLEGRAALVTGGSRGIGRAIALRLAADGAAVAVNYRSRKDEAERTVEEITALGGRAIALQADVADPEAAQRLVDETLAGLGGLHILVNNAGVARDGLIFDQSPEDWWEVLRVNIGGVYHCTRAAAGHFMSQRDGNIINISSVMGEGGWVGQSNYSASKGAVNSFTRVAAVELARFEVRVNAVLAGFTETDLIGGLLEKDGGRAIKRQLPLREFATPEQVAGAVSFLAGEDSSYITGELLRVDGGWAGQLGLGRAK
- a CDS encoding Gfo/Idh/MocA family oxidoreductase, whose translation is MRKKGNSPSVIVGYGHAGRDLHHRALRDITGGRSLVIAVDPRPAEVIGGEWVPDIRGAVAELWAAGYRVADAVFHVAVPPNAHRDCMEQLLRAGAQRFILEKPIANTIEDAAYLVDLAEATGSVVLPMSVWPSSRVTEAAEELVASGAIGEPVSYHMEQSKPRFRRSLQTQGHGSAFEVELPHQLLLALHLAGSVAEVTRSRGWDLPLPFGRLDRMGGAEVELLHTSGVRTTLYTDLASPVRRRRLHIHGSEGTLVADYPVSGDDDFGQVRIAGRPVRTVVQDAPLTRFIEQAYEHFHGERPAPRSGLALHLESMELLDTARTAAFAASATVPQEAA
- a CDS encoding ATP-grasp domain-containing protein is translated as MSTVVIIEPRSSGRELVTRAHELGHTVIVLSSATGPGQDPGKADRVITTDTFDQAAVLDLIRALHAETPIDAVLPGFEHFVSLAAHAAAALGLPGIPPDGVAPLRHKHRMRRAVDAAGLDQPRYRTVSGSRSAAAAYAELGPVCVVKPVDQSGSLDVRRVGSEREAVGAFRRALRSGRGAGLVLVEEYVQGPEYSVEGYVEDGRVHVLAITEKILGQEPHFVEVGHIVPAQLEARTAARIRSYVVRVLEAVALGIGPFHAELRMSARGPLLMEVAARLPGDRIPELLRLACGHDLYEIMLRCYLGLPNPAPATARSGTRAGIRYFLRPGLDTYREFRVDPVIESDPRVREITVLLPPGSALSEPGSSSGRLGYVLAAGASYRETAGVLRRAERAVTFS